The DNA region AATATTTGTCTTATTCTCAATTTGGGTTTCAATTCCCTCGACAGTGATCATTTTTAAGgtttctaaattaattttcagatTACAAGCCTCCATAAAGTCCCTACCCAGCACAATATTACAGCTCATTGAATCGTTAGCCacagcaattaaattaaaataaatctttatttcctttttcattacataacataacatttttccatAACTTCTTAgtatgcttttatttaatccATAATATAGCTCTTCATGAGGCTCTAATCTAATATTTTTGGgtacataagaaaattttatcaaagatACTGGGCTTCCTGAATCGATCAAGCATTCTGTAATAATTGGCTGGTTGGAGTtttcataaacaaaaattttaaacaatcttaCGTAATTATTTGCCGCATCCTTCTTGTTTTGGGGGCACTTGCTGATCATGTGATCCATCGCCCCACATCCATAGCAAGACCCAGGAGTCCTCTTTGATTTGATGCAGTCTCGAGCCCAGTGCCCTTTACCGTTGCAGTTAAAGCAACGCGTCTCCTTGTTCGCCAGCTCATCCTTCGCGTTGTGCATCTTCTTCTCTCCAGCAGCCCTTACCGGCAACATTATGTTGGCAAATGCTTTAAGCATCCTTCCTGGGTTCTCGAAACACTGAAGCTTGGCCTGATTGCGTAGATTTATCGCCGGAATGCCAACAATAAGTCCGTCCAGCAGCTCGTCATCTTCCATGTTGACTTCTCGTGCCAGCCTGCGTTTTTCTTCGAAATAGACTCCAAACTTCTCAGTTGGCTTCCATAGCCGCGCCTCGAATTTGCGTCTCAACTCTGCTTTCGACTCGTTGCCACCAAACGCAAGAAGTAACTGGTCTACCAGCTCACTCGTCGATTCTCCGAACCGGGTTGCATCTGCGTGTAGCCACTGCAACGCGCTGCCTTTCAGTTTTCCAATCAGCAAAACTCTACTCTGGGTGTCCGTTAGCTTATACAATCTGGCAACATTCTCCCATTGGGAGACCCAGGCACGAACAGACATGTTTTCCGAAAAATCCAATAAGATTTCCTTTGCCAAGCCAAATCCGGCTGACGAAAAATCGTCTCGACCACCTCTTCCACTGTTAGCGTCGCTGCTGCCGTTTTGCCCGTTGTCGTTTCGTCCGAAATTTCCAGAATTCTCGCTGGCGTCTCTTTCATTCCTCTCTGCCTCATTCGCTTCGCTTCGCTCGCCATCCCTTTCGCTCCTACGGACATCATCGGCCGCACCGTTGCTACGCTCGCCATCTCTTTCGCACACGTCGCCGTTATGTTCAGACATGTCGTTTCTGGCGCCGCTTGGTCGCGCGTCGCTTGTTCTCGAACTGACGCTGTCGATCTGTTGCTGAAGATTCTCGAGAACCTTCCTTGCCTTCTCGATTTCACGATGCAGCTCCTCCATAGTTGCCATGCCACGAGCCAGTTCCGTCCGATTCTGCTTCACTCGCTTCTCCACCGCTGCCCCTTCCGCCTCTTCGTCCAGAATTTCTTGCTCCTCTTCCACCTGGTTTATCATTGGAGCACTGCCTCGGCTTTCGGGTGGAATCGCACATATCCGGGAGTACAGATCAGCTTTTGATCCCTTCGTCGACAAGTTTAAACATTCTAGCCATTTTTTCAGCTGAGCCACCGTCACTTTATTAATGTCCAAATCCATTTCGGTTTTTTAGTTGACGTGCACAAAAAATTTTCTCGATCCCACTTCTGAGATTGTGGCCgtatgttattttaattagtctcttttatttattcttatattatagtattatatgttgcttatattattttacacttTTGTTTCTTATCTTTTTGTTCACCAACTACGTCTTCTCTTTTTAACTTCTCCAAAAACAGTGATCTGCCACTCTCCGGCCGCGTGCCTTTCAACCCCCAAAATTCATAAGcagcgctctctgagagagagagagagtaacctgctctctcagagagcgtagcCCAACAATCGTGTGACCAGATCATAATAATATCAACTGGCCTGCTacaatacaaattcggaagtcgatacaggcattattagctgagctgtggactttttgtttacaaatttacaattgagtatgcaaatgtattagccgtgcaaaaacgaatataaatacaaattctgaagtggatatatgcaattttatctgagctgtgaactttttgtttacaaatttacaattgagtatgcaaatgtattagccttgtaaaaactaatataaatacaaattctgccgtggatacatgcattattagcggagttgtgaactttttgtttacaaatttacaattgagtatgcaaatgtattagccgtgtaaaaactatacacattcagTGCCCTTTACCGTTGCAGTTAAAGCAACGCGTCTCCTTGTTCGCCAGCTCATCCTTCGCGTTGTGCATCTTCTTCTCTCCAGCAGCCCTTACCGGCTTCTTCCCACTTCTGAGATTGTGGCCgtatgttattttaattagtctcttttatttattcttatattatagtattatatgttgcttatattattttacacttTTGTTTCTTATCTTTTTGTTCACCAACTACGTCTTCTCTTTTTAACTTCTCCAAAAACAGTGATCTGCCACTCTCCGGCCGCGTGCCTTTCAACCCCCAAAATTCATAAGcagcgctctctgagagagagagagagtaacctgctctctcagagagcgtagcCCAACAATCGTGTGACCAGATCATAATAATATCAACTGGCCTGCTacaatacaaattcggaagtcgatacaggcattattagctgagctgtggactttttgtttacaaatttacaattgagtatgcaaatgtattagccgtgcaaaaacgaatataaatacaaattctgaagtggatatatgcaattttatctgagctgtgaactttttgtttacaaatttacaattgagtatgcaaatgtattagccttgtaaaaactaatataaatacaaattctgccgtggatacatgcattattagcggagttgtgaactttttgtttacaaatttacaattgagtatgcaaatgtattagccgtgtaaaaactatacacattcagTGCCCTTTACCGTTGCAGTTAAAGCAACGCGTCTCCTTGTTCGCCAGCTCATCCTTCGCGTTGTGCATCTTCTTCTCTCCAGCAGCCCTTACCGGCTTCTTCCCACTTCTGAGATTGTGGCCgtatgttattttaattagtctcttttatttattcttatattatagtattatatgttgcttatattattttacacttTTGTTTCTTATCTTTTTGTTCACCAACTACGTCTTCTCTTTTTAACTTCTCCAAAAACAGTGATCTGCCACTCTCCGGCCGCGTGCCTTTCAACCCCCAAAATTCATAAGcagcgctctctgagagagagagagagtaacctgctctctcagagagcgtagcCCAACAATCGTGTGACCAGATCATAATAATATCAACTGGCCTGCTacaatacaaattcggaagtcgatacaggcattattagctgagctgtggactttttgtttacaaatttacaattgagtatgcaaatgt from Drosophila kikkawai strain 14028-0561.14 unplaced genomic scaffold, DkikHiC1v2 scaffold_53, whole genome shotgun sequence includes:
- the LOC121502667 gene encoding uncharacterized protein; the encoded protein is MDLDINKVTVAQLKKWLECLNLSTKGSKADLYSRICAIPPESRGSAPMINQVEEEQEILDEEAEGAAVEKRVKQNRTELARGMATMEELHREIEKARKVLENLQQQIDSVSSRTSDARPSGARNDMSEHNGDVCERDGERSNGAADDVRRSERDGERSEANEAERNERDASENSGNFGRNDNGQNGSSDANSGRGGRDDFSSAGFGLAKEILLDFSENMSVRAWVSQWENVARLYKLTDTQSRVLLIGKLKGSALQWLHADATRFGESTSELVDQLLLAFGGNESKAELRRKFEARLWKPTEKFGVYFEEKRRLAREVNMEDDELLDGLIVGIPAINLRNQAKLQCFENPGRMLKAFANIMLPVRAAGEKKMHNAKDELANKETRCFNCNGKGHWARDCIKSKRTPGSCYGCGAMDHMISKCPQNKKDAANNYNA